A section of the Diabrotica virgifera virgifera chromosome 8, PGI_DIABVI_V3a genome encodes:
- the LOC126889638 gene encoding transport and Golgi organization protein 2-like, whose translation MCILFINTNPSPKKGGYRLILATNRDENYQRPAKPAHRDEYGIIGGKDLGSGREGGTWLACGPKSPENGRSKMFCIGHILNMAGVRLENPIGRGFIIQNYLLSIDGFQDYVRELDQTTYNGYNFVTVEIGEGGITVNHHSNVPNITSKYDGEHVLVFGNAPIYSPSVRVVKGKQKFEDLIKKDIHTKENLIQELLKLLKDETTYLTESSSVNQHTSPYLNLSSVFIKSKDLCFGTRTHTIILVDEDWNLTFVEHTLEEPIEVNDQKWLETTFQIKLK comes from the coding sequence ATGTGTATACTTTTTATAAATACCAACCCATCTCCCAAAAAGGGAGGATATAGATTGATTCTGGCTACAAACAGAGATGAGAATTATCAGCGACCTGCAAAACCAGCCCATCGCGATGAATATGGTATCATTGGAGGTAAAGATTTGGGGTCTGGCAGAGAAGGTGGCACATGGTTAGCTTGTGGACCAAAAAGTCCGGAAAATGGTCGAAGCAAAATGTTCTGTATTGGCCATATTCTCAACATGGCTGGTGTAAGATTAGAAAATCCCATAGGAAGAGGTTTTATTATTCAAAACTATTTGCTATCCATCGACGGTTTCCAAGACTACGTTAGAGAGCTTGACCAAACTACTTACAACGGATACAACTTTGTGACAGTTGAGATAGGCGAAGGTGGAATAACCGTTAATCATCACAGTAATGTTCCTAATATCACGTCTAAATATGATGGTGAACACGTGTTAGTTTTTGGCAACGCTCCGATATACAGTCCTTCAGTACGGGTGGTCAAAGGAAAGCAAAAATTTGAAGACTTGATCAAAAAAGACATACATACAAAAGAAAATCTTATACAAGAACTACTGAAACTACTTAAGGACGAAACAACCTATCTAACTGAAAGCAGTTCGGTGAACCAACACACATCACCATATTTGAATTTGTCTTCAGTTTTTATTAAAAGCAAAGATTTATGTTTCGGTACAAGAACACACACTATTATACTTGTGGACGAAGATTGGAATCTGACATTTGTCGAGCATACATTGGAGGAACCAATCGAGGTCAATGACCAAAAGTGGCTAGAAACAACATTTCAAATAAAACTGAAGTGA